Proteins found in one Thalassomonas actiniarum genomic segment:
- a CDS encoding Fic family protein gives MSYKDQYIERYAGVETVERKHGDKQETIICIIPPTLAEQEIKLEIAFDLNNFKQGQYGEFSLNGFLNRYLAGSRSLKESRSVSRKRLALVSSQIGFVDPEAIDLVTQMARYQQAREILAANKRLNLKVLLDVNRLLEAEHKKAGNIRKNQNWIGGKSPMAAYYVCPPAEQVEALINDWLGFVNNADLAEDVIAIVGHNQLLNIHPFADGNGRTGRVFLQSRLEQKYGDIIHPSLYRLHKQKDTYIEAIQSTLRAENFSAPVHDYWQESLSWGDRLKRRMYQILADGQAKLNGRLAMRALSANGKKLLDHLWVQPIVCEKGLFKHFGWDFFTAQAAIQELINCKILEARRLRQPEGAIIYDCPLMFATWQQLDDAIFLKEEETDAA, from the coding sequence TTGAGTTATAAGGATCAATATATTGAGCGTTATGCTGGTGTAGAAACAGTAGAGCGCAAGCATGGTGATAAACAGGAAACCATCATTTGCATCATACCGCCGACACTGGCTGAGCAGGAAATCAAGCTGGAGATAGCCTTTGATTTAAATAACTTTAAGCAGGGGCAATATGGCGAATTCTCATTAAATGGTTTTCTTAACCGCTACCTGGCGGGCAGCCGCAGCCTGAAAGAATCGCGCTCGGTCTCCCGTAAGCGACTGGCCTTGGTCAGCAGCCAGATAGGCTTTGTTGATCCTGAAGCCATAGATCTGGTGACGCAAATGGCCAGATACCAGCAAGCCAGAGAAATACTGGCGGCCAATAAACGGCTTAACCTGAAAGTACTGCTGGACGTCAACCGACTGCTCGAAGCCGAGCACAAAAAAGCCGGTAACATCCGTAAAAACCAAAACTGGATCGGCGGCAAATCACCTATGGCGGCCTATTATGTTTGTCCGCCGGCCGAGCAGGTCGAAGCACTTATCAACGACTGGCTCGGGTTTGTCAATAACGCAGACCTGGCTGAAGATGTGATCGCTATTGTCGGCCATAACCAGTTACTGAACATACACCCTTTTGCCGACGGTAACGGCCGGACCGGGCGGGTATTTTTACAGTCGCGTTTGGAGCAAAAATACGGCGATATTATCCACCCTTCCCTGTATCGGTTGCATAAACAAAAAGACACTTATATCGAGGCTATCCAGTCCACCCTAAGAGCAGAAAATTTCAGCGCTCCGGTACATGATTACTGGCAGGAAAGCTTATCCTGGGGCGACAGGTTAAAACGCCGTATGTACCAGATCCTGGCCGACGGTCAGGCCAAATTAAACGGCCGCCTGGCAATGAGAGCCTTATCCGCCAACGGTAAAAAGTTACTGGATCATTTATGGGTACAGCCGATCGTTTGTGAAAAAGGCTTGTTCAAGCATTTCGGCTGGGACTTTTTTACCGCACAAGCCGCGATTCAGGAACTGATCAATTGCAAAATTCTCGAAGCACGCAGGCTCCGCCAGCCGGAAGGTGCGATCATTTATGATTGCCCGTTAATGTTTGCCACCTGGCAGCAGCTGGACGATGCTATTTTCCTTAAAGAAGAGGAAACCGATGCCGCATAG
- a CDS encoding pyridoxal-phosphate-dependent aminotransferase family protein, whose protein sequence is MNIAVPKIQPLSQILPEEPLLMMGAGPVPIPQAVANANGIVINHLGETMGTIVQQMKSMAGYIFQTQSPWIVGVAGPGSAAMEMAVANLVWENTRVLSICNGFFSSRLAQMAERSGGEVKQLTVAEGNSVEAELIRQQVEEYRPRVITIVQGETSNTTYNHELAAIGAIAKEYNCYLIVDAVCTLSTMPLKMDEWHIDAVITGGQKGLSSIPGVSLVAFSEKAWQRINSRESQIPQWTLDAKLASNFWHKNSYHYTAPVSGLLALYEAMRLICDETLPKRFRRHLTCSKALQSAIEALGLELYIDQPNRLNSVVGIKLPQGLEAKTVCEHISKNYRVEIAGSFGPPIVRIGQMGEQCREHNLFRTIHALGSTFKDLGVNVDIPRGMAELENVLQREKM, encoded by the coding sequence ATGAATATTGCAGTACCTAAAATACAGCCCCTGAGCCAGATTTTACCCGAAGAGCCGCTATTAATGATGGGTGCCGGCCCCGTGCCGATCCCTCAGGCAGTGGCCAATGCCAATGGTATAGTGATCAACCACTTGGGTGAAACCATGGGCACGATAGTGCAGCAAATGAAATCTATGGCAGGTTATATCTTTCAGACACAATCGCCCTGGATCGTCGGGGTGGCGGGCCCCGGCTCTGCCGCCATGGAGATGGCGGTTGCCAATTTGGTCTGGGAAAATACCCGGGTACTGAGTATCTGCAACGGCTTCTTTTCCAGCCGCCTGGCACAAATGGCCGAAAGATCCGGTGGCGAGGTCAAACAGTTAACGGTCGCCGAAGGAAACAGTGTCGAGGCCGAGCTGATCCGCCAGCAGGTAGAAGAGTACCGTCCGCGAGTGATCACTATAGTGCAGGGGGAAACCTCCAATACCACCTATAACCATGAACTGGCAGCAATCGGCGCCATAGCCAAAGAGTATAACTGCTACCTGATAGTGGATGCCGTCTGTACCTTAAGTACCATGCCGCTAAAAATGGATGAATGGCATATCGATGCCGTGATCACCGGCGGACAGAAAGGCCTGAGCTCTATCCCGGGAGTTTCCCTGGTGGCGTTTTCAGAAAAAGCCTGGCAACGCATCAATAGCCGGGAAAGCCAAATACCGCAATGGACACTGGATGCCAAGCTCGCCTCTAACTTCTGGCATAAAAACTCCTATCATTACACCGCACCGGTTTCCGGTTTGCTGGCCTTATATGAAGCCATGCGCCTGATTTGCGATGAAACCTTGCCGAAGCGTTTTCGCCGTCACCTGACCTGCTCAAAGGCCTTACAAAGCGCCATTGAGGCGCTGGGACTTGAACTTTATATTGACCAGCCCAACAGGTTAAATTCTGTGGTCGGCATCAAACTGCCACAAGGGCTGGAAGCCAAAACCGTATGCGAGCATATTTCCAAAAATTACCGGGTGGAAATTGCCGGTTCATTCGGACCGCCGATTGTCCGTATCGGCCAGATGGGGGAGCAATGCCGCGAGCATAACCTGTTCCGCACCATACATGCCTTAGGTTCAACCTTTAAAGACTTAGGGGTAAATGTGGATATTCCACGGGGTATGGCTGAACTGGAAAATGTGCTGCAACGGGAAAAAATGTAA
- the asnB gene encoding asparagine synthase (glutamine-hydrolyzing): MCGIAGFWSATNKGIHREKPLDNIRRMSERLSHRGPDARGIWHDEAGIALGHSRLSIQDLSAHGHQPMLSSCQRYVLVFNGEIYNFLVLKALLEKEGLTFIGHSDTEVLLAALCHWGLDKALGLFNGMFAFALWDKQKQSLTLAQDRAAKKPLYFGWVGQDFVFASELKAFQVLSGFSGEIDKEALTLYLTYNYVPAPHSIYQNIYKLAQGACITLSADIFTDKACLLERVRHYWCAYQSAKQQYRQPFNGSYLDAVNQLDAHLVDATKIRMICDVPLGVMLSGGIDSATVTGIAQSLSSRAVNSFSIGFENNNKCEAGAARKIAGHLGTDHHELIVTGRDALDVLPLLPQMYDEPFGDSSQIPTYLVAKLAKSRVKVALTGDGGDELFYGYRRYFSSHKLTKVNRKIPGLLRRPLSQLCYSIGRLSRCEHKFLQHAQNIAASHPLDLYQSRIAKFIEPHRLVRGGKPVSLANIEQVKALEICEVEFNMMLLDYTSYLTGDILVKVDRASMAASLEARNPLLDRRIVEFAWSLPTAYKFNQGTGKTVLRDVLVRYVPDELMNRPKQGFGSPIKKWLSGPLRDWAEELLSEDTIRQQGLLEPALVRYLWEKCKANPQGRHSHLWTILMFQAWYRQQALAA, translated from the coding sequence ATGTGTGGTATTGCAGGTTTTTGGTCGGCAACAAATAAAGGTATTCATCGGGAAAAGCCTCTCGATAATATCCGGCGAATGTCAGAAAGGCTCAGTCACCGGGGGCCGGATGCCCGGGGAATATGGCACGATGAAGCCGGTATTGCCCTGGGGCATAGCCGGTTATCTATCCAGGATTTAAGCGCTCACGGCCATCAGCCGATGCTCTCTTCCTGCCAGCGTTATGTGCTGGTGTTTAATGGCGAAATTTATAATTTCTTAGTGTTAAAAGCCCTGCTTGAAAAAGAAGGGCTGACTTTTATCGGCCACAGTGATACTGAGGTCTTGCTGGCGGCGCTTTGCCATTGGGGGCTGGATAAGGCTCTGGGGTTGTTTAACGGCATGTTTGCCTTTGCTTTATGGGATAAGCAAAAACAAAGTTTAACCCTGGCCCAAGATCGTGCCGCCAAGAAACCTCTGTATTTCGGCTGGGTCGGGCAGGATTTCGTTTTTGCTTCTGAGTTAAAAGCATTTCAGGTGTTGTCCGGTTTTTCCGGGGAAATAGACAAAGAAGCGTTAACTTTATACCTGACCTATAACTATGTGCCCGCACCGCATTCCATCTACCAAAACATCTATAAGTTGGCCCAGGGGGCCTGCATTACTTTAAGTGCCGATATCTTCACTGATAAAGCCTGTTTGCTTGAGCGGGTCCGGCATTACTGGTGTGCCTATCAGTCAGCAAAGCAACAATATCGGCAACCATTTAACGGCAGTTACCTAGATGCCGTCAATCAGCTGGACGCGCACTTAGTGGATGCGACAAAAATTCGCATGATTTGTGATGTGCCCCTGGGCGTGATGCTCTCGGGAGGAATTGATTCCGCCACCGTCACCGGCATCGCCCAGTCGCTTAGTTCCCGGGCGGTGAATTCGTTTTCGATAGGTTTTGAAAACAATAATAAATGCGAAGCCGGCGCGGCAAGGAAAATTGCCGGCCATTTGGGCACAGATCACCATGAATTGATCGTAACCGGCCGGGATGCCCTGGATGTCTTGCCGCTATTGCCACAAATGTATGACGAGCCCTTTGGCGATTCTTCACAAATTCCCACCTACCTGGTGGCAAAACTTGCGAAAAGCCGGGTCAAGGTTGCCCTGACCGGGGATGGCGGCGATGAGCTTTTTTACGGCTACCGCCGTTATTTCAGCAGCCATAAATTAACCAAAGTGAACCGGAAAATTCCCGGCCTACTGCGCCGGCCCTTGAGTCAGTTGTGTTATTCTATTGGCCGTTTATCCCGCTGTGAGCATAAGTTTTTACAGCATGCGCAAAATATTGCCGCCAGCCATCCGCTGGACTTATATCAAAGCCGTATCGCTAAATTTATTGAGCCCCACCGCCTGGTCAGGGGAGGGAAGCCGGTCAGTTTAGCCAATATTGAACAGGTTAAGGCGCTGGAGATCTGTGAGGTGGAATTTAATATGATGCTATTGGATTACACCAGTTACCTGACCGGCGATATCCTGGTCAAGGTGGACAGGGCGAGCATGGCGGCCAGCCTGGAAGCGAGGAACCCTCTGCTGGACAGGCGTATTGTCGAATTTGCCTGGTCATTGCCGACGGCCTATAAATTTAATCAGGGCACCGGAAAAACCGTGTTAAGGGATGTGCTTGTCCGTTATGTGCCGGATGAGTTGATGAACCGGCCAAAACAAGGGTTTGGCTCGCCAATTAAAAAATGGCTTTCAGGGCCGTTAAGGGATTGGGCAGAGGAATTACTGTCGGAAGATACCATAAGACAGCAAGGTTTACTGGAGCCGGCCCTGGTGCGATATCTCTGGGAAAAGTGCAAAGCAAATCCGCAGGGGCGGCATTCCCATTTGTGGACGATATTGATGTTTCAGGCCTGGTACCGGCAGCAAGCACTCGCCGCCTGA